A genome region from Variovorax paradoxus includes the following:
- a CDS encoding response regulator transcription factor — protein sequence MSYWSTTPPRRAHILVIDDNIEELHLLLSALREAGHRISLAFDALQGYRRATALQPDLVLLDVHMGATDGYATCRLLKADASTAHIPVIFVTSSSSVEERLTGLHEGAVDYILKPFEPAEVLARVAVHLALSASRQHAQACMAQAETALDNARGERAGSVPAAAHADMVLARAAERVVRANLSDVPALPALAARVGTHEKRLSRVFREQTGRTVFEFVRETRLAEAQRLLAASALSVEEVALAVGFSSAGNFSTAFRERFGRTPTAYRQAPQPPHAPCPPPMAPA from the coding sequence ATGTCCTACTGGTCGACCACGCCGCCGCGGCGCGCGCACATCCTCGTCATCGACGACAACATCGAAGAGCTGCACCTGCTGCTGAGCGCGCTGCGCGAAGCCGGCCACCGCATCAGCCTGGCGTTCGACGCGCTGCAGGGCTACCGCAGGGCGACGGCGCTTCAGCCCGACCTGGTGCTGCTGGATGTGCACATGGGCGCCACCGACGGCTATGCCACCTGCCGGCTGCTGAAGGCCGACGCTTCGACGGCGCACATCCCGGTGATCTTCGTGACCTCCTCGAGCTCGGTCGAAGAGCGGCTCACGGGGCTGCACGAGGGCGCGGTCGACTACATCCTCAAGCCTTTCGAGCCGGCGGAAGTGCTGGCGCGCGTGGCCGTGCACCTGGCGCTGTCCGCCAGCCGGCAGCATGCGCAGGCGTGCATGGCGCAGGCCGAGACAGCGCTCGACAACGCGCGGGGCGAGCGCGCGGGCAGCGTGCCGGCCGCCGCGCATGCCGACATGGTGCTGGCCCGCGCGGCCGAGCGCGTGGTGCGTGCGAACCTGAGCGACGTCCCCGCCCTGCCCGCGCTGGCAGCGCGCGTGGGCACGCACGAGAAGCGCCTGTCGCGCGTGTTCCGCGAGCAGACCGGCCGCACCGTGTTCGAGTTCGTGCGCGAGACGCGGCTGGCCGAGGCGCAGCGCCTGCTCGCGGCCTCGGCGCTGAGCGTGGAGGAAGTGGCGCTGGCGGTGGGTTTCTCCAGTGCGGGCAACTTCTCGACGGCCTTCCGCGAACGCTTCGGCCGCACGCCGACGGCGTACCGGCAGGCGCCGCAGCCGCCGCACGCGCCGTGTCCGCCGCCGATGGCGCCGGCCTGA
- a CDS encoding integrase encodes MTYRYHPIGAKPINLGQDKRAAIQKVLDLNGASNDAGTIEELWRTYQTMPQWKRLGERTKEDYAKYSVPLLAVMGKVSARLVRPADIARYLRVERADAPVRANREVALLSNLMTVAVERGDIDVNPCKQVKRNLERLRTEAPEPESFAAFIAWLTAQGSQRQVIALMAEFAAMAGSRRIEFLHLTLPQIDSIAGEIRTTRAKQHGGSTRVESISITPKMEDLVRRLRALPRPDTCLHVFTTRDGNPYTDTGFASTWQRSMAKALEEKVITRRFTFRDLRAYYTTQHKAQYGELPELHADVKTTARVYDRSRVSERKGLS; translated from the coding sequence GTGACGTACCGCTATCACCCCATCGGTGCAAAGCCGATCAACCTGGGCCAGGACAAGCGCGCGGCAATCCAGAAGGTGCTCGACCTGAACGGCGCGAGCAATGACGCCGGCACTATCGAGGAGCTGTGGCGCACGTACCAGACCATGCCGCAATGGAAGCGACTGGGCGAGCGCACCAAGGAGGACTATGCGAAGTACAGTGTGCCGCTGCTCGCTGTCATGGGGAAGGTGTCGGCACGTCTGGTGCGGCCAGCGGACATCGCACGGTATCTGCGCGTCGAGCGTGCTGATGCGCCAGTGCGCGCCAACCGTGAAGTCGCATTGCTCTCCAACCTGATGACCGTAGCTGTCGAGCGCGGCGACATCGACGTGAACCCATGCAAGCAGGTGAAACGCAATCTCGAGCGTCTGCGCACCGAGGCGCCAGAGCCCGAGTCCTTCGCGGCATTCATCGCGTGGTTGACAGCCCAGGGTTCGCAGCGCCAGGTAATCGCGCTGATGGCCGAGTTCGCCGCGATGGCAGGCTCGCGACGCATTGAGTTCCTGCATCTGACGCTGCCGCAGATCGACAGCATCGCCGGCGAGATCCGGACCACGCGCGCGAAGCAGCACGGCGGAAGCACTCGCGTCGAGAGCATCAGCATCACGCCGAAGATGGAGGACCTGGTGCGCCGGTTGCGCGCATTGCCGCGACCGGACACCTGCCTTCACGTCTTCACGACGCGCGACGGCAATCCGTACACCGACACTGGCTTCGCATCGACCTGGCAGCGCTCAATGGCTAAGGCCTTGGAAGAAAAGGTGATCACTCGCCGCTTCACGTTCCGCGATCTGCGGGCCTACTACACGACACAGCACAAGGCTCAGTACGGCGAACTGCCGGAGTTGCATGCTGACGTGAAGACCACTGCGCGGGTGTATGACCGGTCGAGAGTTTCGGAACGCAAGGGCCTCAGCTGA
- a CDS encoding sensor histidine kinase encodes MTAATLRSFCAFMLCAALWLAGLPAAGAAALQVNDATRWPVVLDAQAEVFEDTGAQMSLDEVDALGTGGPDGFQPGTPARMRPGFSSSAFWLRFEVVNDTGTIQPLRLVLDATWLQHVDFHARRELAGWATWTHERAGVSVPTAAGHDGERVPTLSLDLRPGEQARVLVRVQTRSSVKLTPRLYSADAWREAESNHALIDGLLIGGLLVLAVYSLALWAISCRLSMAFQSLGFAAAALYESAYRGHARLALWPDSLEWSYRAAGVTAGCCVLTLMAYLYAVSRRSPVRPPGLPVLVMLAAAQCVVVLGTLFGPYAPFAKLGTASAPLVVLALTASTFIYMRRAGPGGRLAFPVMSIVAIGVCLRLTELALPAHMLPGFDAYALGFPGMLVGLVALAAWTHHLSRQQHSAQRTLVHWQAEEQQRLQEEVKRKTHALNAALEQAEHQAREQTRLMAYISHDLRAPLSTIIGNVRLLRDDSSPPPERLQAIERSVAYQLALIDDLLDYARSELLPFAVEPTPVRLRALIDDIAQYADTLAQRQHNRFELDVQGALPVGVHLDSKRFQQVLLNLLSNAAKYTRDGKIGLRVQARPRADSWRLKFEVWDSGVGIDAQDQARIMQAFVQGASSTDGHGLGLAIARRIVQHMGGRLLLESHRNLGTRVRFSVIVKDAPKELLPVPAKPQLASPPPLPAPRTGRTPPRAIAPLPAGVRDELEVLARDGRWSDLHEWADRLAADMQHAVLVDAVRNALDRLDFEHIRLLARATPNTGS; translated from the coding sequence GTGACCGCCGCGACGCTGCGCAGCTTCTGCGCGTTCATGCTGTGCGCCGCCCTCTGGCTGGCGGGCCTGCCCGCCGCGGGGGCCGCCGCGCTGCAGGTGAATGACGCGACGCGCTGGCCCGTGGTGCTCGATGCGCAGGCGGAGGTGTTCGAGGACACCGGCGCGCAGATGTCGCTCGACGAGGTCGACGCGCTGGGCACCGGCGGGCCCGACGGCTTCCAGCCCGGCACGCCGGCGCGCATGCGGCCGGGCTTCTCGAGTTCGGCCTTCTGGCTGAGGTTCGAGGTCGTGAACGACACCGGCACGATCCAGCCGCTGCGGCTGGTGCTCGACGCCACCTGGCTGCAGCATGTGGATTTCCATGCGCGCCGCGAACTCGCAGGCTGGGCCACCTGGACGCACGAGCGCGCCGGCGTCTCGGTGCCCACGGCCGCCGGGCACGACGGCGAGCGCGTGCCCACGCTGTCGCTCGACCTGCGTCCCGGCGAGCAGGCACGCGTGCTGGTGCGGGTGCAGACGCGCAGCAGCGTGAAGCTCACGCCGCGCCTGTATTCGGCCGACGCCTGGCGCGAGGCCGAGAGCAACCACGCACTGATCGATGGCCTCCTGATCGGCGGCCTGCTCGTGCTCGCGGTGTATTCGCTCGCGCTGTGGGCCATTTCTTGCCGCCTGTCGATGGCTTTCCAGAGCCTGGGCTTCGCAGCGGCGGCGCTCTACGAGAGTGCCTACCGCGGCCACGCACGGCTCGCGCTGTGGCCCGACAGCCTCGAGTGGAGCTACCGCGCGGCCGGCGTCACCGCAGGTTGCTGCGTGCTGACGCTGATGGCGTATCTGTATGCCGTGTCGCGGCGCAGCCCGGTGCGTCCACCCGGCCTGCCGGTGCTGGTGATGCTTGCCGCGGCGCAGTGCGTGGTCGTGCTGGGCACGCTGTTCGGCCCGTATGCGCCGTTCGCCAAGCTCGGCACGGCGAGCGCGCCGCTGGTGGTGCTTGCGCTGACCGCCAGCACCTTCATCTACATGCGGCGCGCCGGCCCGGGCGGGCGCCTCGCGTTCCCGGTGATGAGCATCGTGGCCATCGGCGTGTGCCTGCGGCTCACCGAACTCGCGCTGCCCGCGCACATGCTGCCCGGCTTCGATGCCTACGCGCTGGGCTTCCCGGGCATGCTGGTGGGACTGGTGGCACTGGCCGCATGGACGCACCACCTCTCGCGGCAGCAGCACAGCGCGCAGCGCACGCTGGTGCACTGGCAGGCCGAGGAACAACAGCGGCTGCAGGAGGAAGTGAAACGCAAGACGCACGCGCTGAATGCAGCGCTCGAGCAGGCCGAACACCAGGCGCGCGAGCAGACGCGCCTCATGGCCTACATCAGCCACGACCTGCGCGCGCCGCTGTCGACCATCATCGGCAACGTGCGCCTGCTGCGCGACGACAGCTCGCCGCCGCCCGAACGGCTGCAGGCCATCGAGCGCAGCGTGGCCTACCAGCTCGCGCTGATCGACGACCTGCTCGACTACGCCAGGAGCGAGCTTTTGCCTTTTGCCGTGGAGCCCACGCCGGTGCGGCTGCGCGCGCTGATCGACGACATCGCGCAGTACGCCGACACGCTCGCCCAACGCCAGCACAACCGCTTCGAGCTCGATGTGCAGGGCGCGCTGCCGGTCGGCGTGCACCTCGACAGCAAGCGCTTCCAGCAGGTGCTGCTGAACCTCCTGTCGAACGCCGCCAAGTACACGCGCGACGGCAAGATCGGCCTGCGCGTGCAGGCGCGCCCCCGCGCGGATTCGTGGCGGCTGAAGTTCGAAGTGTGGGACAGCGGCGTCGGCATCGACGCGCAAGACCAGGCGCGCATCATGCAGGCCTTCGTGCAGGGCGCATCGAGCACCGACGGGCACGGCCTGGGGTTGGCCATTGCGCGGCGCATCGTGCAGCACATGGGAGGCCGGCTGCTGCTGGAAAGCCATCGCAACCTGGGCACGCGCGTGCGCTTCTCCGTGATCGTGAAGGACGCGCCGAAGGAACTGCTGCCGGTTCCCGCGAAGCCGCAGCTTGCGTCGCCGCCGCCGTTGCCCGCGCCCCGGACCGGCCGCACGCCGCCGCGCGCGATCGCGCCGCTGCCCGCCGGGGTGCGCGACGAACTCGAAGTGCTCGCGCGCGACGGCCGCTGGAGCGACCTGCACGAATGGGCAGACCGGCTGGCCGCGGACATGCAGCACGCGGTGCTGGTCGATGCGGTGCGCAACGCACTCGACCGCCTCGACTTCGAGCACATCCGTCTGCTGGCGCGCGCCACGCCGAACACGGGTTCATGA
- a CDS encoding lysylphosphatidylglycerol synthase domain-containing protein — protein MSLQAAHAAGLSEAAPAESGHVSLWQRCRRWMLPLLGVAVLGLLLSHAHKVDWAGAWQALQRYSPWLLLAVLGLCTASHVLYGCFDLVGRRHLRHRLPWWRTWAIAVTSYAFNLNLGSLVGGIAMRARLYARAGLDEATVAQIVGLSLTTNWLGYGLLAGGLFAAGVIEPPHQAHIRHGALRVLGVAMILLALGYVAACAVSRRREWVVKGRRLHLPSARIAVTQLALSAANWALMGSAMYLLLGQQVPYATTLSVLLAASIVGVITPIPAGLGVLEAVYLALLSGTVKQGALMGAVLAYRALYYLLPLAGGLVLYLFLERYAAEAEELTPPEAPVASA, from the coding sequence ATGAGCCTTCAGGCCGCCCACGCGGCTGGTCTTTCCGAGGCGGCGCCCGCCGAATCAGGTCATGTCTCGCTCTGGCAGCGCTGCCGCCGATGGATGCTGCCGCTGCTCGGCGTCGCCGTGCTGGGGCTGCTGCTGTCGCACGCGCACAAGGTCGACTGGGCCGGCGCGTGGCAGGCGCTGCAGCGTTACTCGCCGTGGCTTCTGCTTGCCGTGCTCGGGCTCTGCACGGCCAGCCATGTGCTCTACGGCTGCTTCGACCTGGTGGGCCGCCGTCACCTGCGCCATCGCCTGCCCTGGTGGCGCACGTGGGCCATTGCCGTCACGAGCTATGCCTTCAATCTCAATCTCGGTTCGCTGGTCGGCGGCATTGCGATGCGCGCGAGGCTCTACGCCCGCGCCGGTCTCGACGAGGCGACGGTCGCGCAGATCGTCGGCCTGAGCCTCACCACCAACTGGCTCGGCTACGGCTTGCTCGCGGGCGGCCTGTTCGCCGCAGGCGTCATCGAGCCGCCGCACCAGGCGCACATCAGGCACGGCGCATTGCGCGTGCTCGGCGTCGCGATGATCCTGCTCGCGCTGGGCTACGTGGCGGCCTGTGCGGTCTCACGCAGGCGCGAATGGGTCGTGAAGGGCAGGCGGCTTCACCTGCCGAGCGCGCGCATCGCGGTGACGCAGCTCGCGCTCTCCGCCGCCAACTGGGCGCTGATGGGCTCGGCGATGTACCTGCTGCTGGGCCAGCAGGTGCCGTACGCGACCACGCTGAGCGTGCTGCTTGCCGCTTCGATCGTCGGCGTGATCACGCCCATTCCGGCCGGGCTGGGTGTGCTCGAGGCGGTGTACCTCGCGCTGCTGTCGGGCACGGTGAAGCAGGGCGCGCTGATGGGCGCGGTGCTTGCCTACCGCGCGCTGTATTACCTGCTGCCGCTGGCGGGCGGCCTGGTGCTGTACCTGTTCCTCGAGCGCTACGCTGCAGAAGCCGAAGAGCTCACGCCGCCTGAAGCACCAGTTGCGTCTGCGTGA
- a CDS encoding PaaI family thioesterase has protein sequence MHDIAALQKLLDTLFPGLMGLKLAELAPDRVVAQMVVRADLCTAGGILHGGAFMAFADTLGAVGTIVNLGEGLRTTTTDSSTKFIAGAKLGSTVTGTCVALHRGRTTHVWQTSVTNAEGKLCAVVTQTQLVLQAA, from the coding sequence ATGCACGACATCGCCGCACTTCAGAAGCTGCTCGATACGCTCTTCCCCGGCTTGATGGGATTGAAGCTCGCGGAACTCGCACCCGACCGGGTGGTCGCGCAGATGGTGGTGCGCGCCGACCTGTGCACGGCCGGCGGCATCCTGCACGGCGGCGCCTTCATGGCCTTCGCGGACACCCTGGGCGCCGTCGGCACCATCGTCAATCTCGGCGAAGGCCTGCGCACCACCACCACGGATTCGAGCACCAAGTTCATCGCGGGCGCCAAGCTCGGCAGCACCGTCACGGGCACCTGCGTGGCACTGCACCGCGGGCGCACCACGCACGTCTGGCAGACCTCGGTCACCAACGCCGAGGGCAAGCTCTGCGCAGTGGTCACGCAGACGCAACTGGTGCTTCAGGCGGCGTGA